CGGAAGTAGGGATAATGGAATACTTCCGTTGTTTTCAGTTTCGTCCACCTGAGTAGCCACGAGAGGTTCTGGCGGATTTTTGGTTACTTCATTTCTTTTATTACCTTTTTTGTAGAAATATACAGAAAAGAAACAGATAAATGTTATTATGAGGAGGGTTGTACCTCCAATTGTTACCCGGTGTTGTGTGGTGTTCAAGTAAAGTTGAACTTCATTGAGTTCTTCCAAGTTCTGTATTCGTAGCATGACGTTTTCATCGTCAAGATCTGTAAAATTTCCATTTTGGAGGGGCTTGCTGTATATTGGGATCAGGTATTCTTGCTGGTAGGTTACGTcaggttgtccaaaaaatgtgAAATTTCGTATTTTGACGGTACAGTTTTCGGTTTCGATTATTGTGGCATCGCTAACCATCCTTGAATCTCCGCAAGAGTCTTTTACTTCTACGATTTCTGTTGTGTCGATCAGGATGATTCCTTGCTTGACTTCTTTGAtttgtgttgtttgttttgattttacaaACGAGCATTTGGGTGTTTGGTGAGTTAATATTTTATAGATGCAATCGTCCTCAATTAGGTTATTTCCATCGCAAATATCGCATTCTGTTGGTTGGTAATAAACTGTGTTGCCATATTTCGTTACCAGGTTGATGTTCGTATCGATCCGTGAATTGTTAACTCTCAAAGTATGGATTTCTAACAAATCGTACGTCTTTTTATCCAAAATGGGGGTCTTTATTAATATGACTGCTTGATTGTTGCTGATACCGACACTCGCTGAGGTATATTGGAAAATTTCGTCTAAGTAATTTAGCTTTATTGTTTGTGTCTTAAGCCTGTCTAAAATTAACTGTTTTTCCTCCAATGAGAGTATGTTTTTGTTTATCAAGCCTACTCTAGAAAATTCTACTTGCTCCTCGATGTCCTCTAATATGCTGATAATTTTGTCCATATTCCAGATAAGGTTGACGAATTCTAAATCTGTTTTTATTCCCTGTACTGTGTTGTATTCCTtagtaatttttgattcaattttACTAATAGAGTCTGTaatattattcaatttattttgaaaaagttcattGATCTGGATTTGTTTCATCTGATTGTTCACTAATTTGTCTCCTTGTGTTTTTAATATTCCCAAACTTTGATGCATGACTATTAGGTCATCGTTATCAGGGTTTCCCGTGATGAGTTTAATGGCTGTTCCTAATGCGTTCATAAGTCCCCTTTTTATTCTATGTGGTAGGAGGCTCCTGAGTTTATCTTTTGCTAGTTTGGTTTTTTCTAGTAGTGTTTGCTCTAGGTGTTCTATAGTTTTAAacgatttcatgattttttctatgttttctatATTGTCATTTAATGTATTTAGGTTGATTCTATGCAACATTCTGTCATATCCGATTCTAATCCTTGCTGTTTTGATCTTGAACGCAACCAATCCATTGCTGTTCGTTATTTCTTTATAGTTGGTGGTGCTTATTGTTTTGATGAGTATTATTCTGcaagaaaaacaaatggcttctttaatatggtgttcattttagtggtctttgttaattttttatgcgatttttatggattttaatgttattTGTGTCCTTGAAGGTTAGATGGTTGTCTTCTTTTATGGTAGAAAGTATATAAATGTCTTTATCTTTATTCAACCTTTGACTAATTTTTATGTATTTCGTGTCGTTAGGGTTGAGTGGCTTGGGTTCTTCACGATTCTCATGCTTCTTTTCGAAGGCTTGTTTACGTTTATCTAGTTCCAATTTTACTGCAGAGTGGATTTTGTTGGATTGTTCAATTATGTCAGCCGCGTTCGTAACATTATTTGTGTTAAATATTAGCTCACGTGGTTTTCGTTTCGTCACGGAGTGAAATGTATTATTATAGATGTCGGTAATTATATTCATCCGATCGTTGATCGGAAGTtcattatattttgtttttagtGTTCTATAAAGCTCGATTATCGTTGAGTGGAATCTCTCAACTATTCCGTTGGAATTAGAACTACTCGCGAAATGAATTTCGATTCCGAGCTCGTTTAAAAAGCCGACGAAATCTATTGATGTAAAAGCGGGCTCTTGATCACAAATTATCGTTTGCGGTCTACCGAAGTGCCTGATGTGTTCGGAAAAAGCGCGTTTTATGTCTATTATCGTTCTTGTTGTCAGTGGTATGGCGTTGGCGAATTTGGAGAAGGAGTCCACGATGGTCAGCCATTTTTGgcctttcatgaaaaatatgtcCATGTGAACCCGTTCGAATTGTTTTGAGCCGAAAAATGATTTCTGAATTAATTTTGGGGGCTTCCTGTCGTATTTGCTTCTTTTACAAATATGACAGGAGTTAACAAATATTTTCAGTTTTCGCTCGAtttcggggaaaaaatatttctgcaggatttgcattttgttttcttttgctCCTCTGTGTGCTGCGTCATGTATTTCCCGTATTATGGCATCTTTTTGCTCGTCTATTCTGACATCTTCTAGAAGCTTTTCTGAAATGAaaactttgaatttattgtTAGTAAAATGTTTACAGTATGTTTCCTGAAGTTGAAGTTGTACTAATGATATTGGAATTTTTAGACAAGATATTCCTCTGGGGTTAAGGTAACTTTTGAGAATTTCGACTATGTCTGCTTCTGTATATTCTGGTTTTACAATAGTGAATCGGTGGTATTTTGGAAATGTTTCTTCGTGTATAGTCGTatcaaaatgatttattttaaaaattatttgtgttcTAAAACTGTTGATTGGTTTTTCGGTACaccatatgaaaaaatcatcactgGTTTCTGCTGAGTGAACAGTTTCAAGATCAAGTTCATTATTATTTAATTCTTCTGGTTTTATCCTCGATAAAGCGTCTGCTACAACATTTTGGTTGCCAGGCTTATAAATGAGTTCATAATCAAATTCCTCCAATGCTATTTTCCCCCTTATAATTCTTCTGTTAGCGTCTGACATGGAGTAAGTAAGTGGTTGGTGATCCGTAAGAAGTTTAAATTTTCGTCCATAAAGATATGGTCGGAAATGTTTCACAGCCCAAACGATGGCTAGAAATTCCTTCTCCGTCGTGGAATAATTTTCTTCGGTGTTGTTAAGGGTCCTAGATGCGTACGCGATTGGTCGATCTTTGCCTATGGGTCCTTGTGAAAGAGCTGCCCCTATGGCAAAATCGCTGGCATCGGTGGTTAGTATGAATTCCTTCGTGAAGTCGGGATAAATGAGTATAGGGTCCATTGTAAGAAGTTGTTTACATTTCTCAAAACATTCGACTGTTTCTGGGGATATAACGAATTCGGTGTCTTTACGAAGTAGAGCAGTTAAAGGCTTCACCAATTTCGCGAAATCTTTAATGAATCTGCGGTAGTATCCCAGGGTACCAAGAAATTGATGTATTTCCTTTTCGGTTTTTGGAGTCGGCCATTTCTTAATTATTTCGATTTTGTCGGTGTTTGGTTTAACGCCTTCTTCTGAAACAGTGTGTCCAAGATAGTGaacttcttttttgaaaaattcacatttatctatctggatttttaaatttgcttcCTTTAGTTTTTTCAATACATTCATGAGATCTTTCTTATGTTCCTCTAGGGAACTTGAGAAGATTATGATATCGTTCATATAGACGAGACAACACTTCCCTAAGAATTCTCTCAAGATGCAGTCCATAACACGCTGAAAAGTTGCTGGAGCATTTTTCAGCCCGAATGGCATGCGTGTAAATTCATATTTTCCGGAGTTAATCGAGAAAGCTGTTTTCTCGATATCTTCGTTTGCAAGTTGAATTTGGTGAAAACCGGACACCAAATCAATTGTAGAAAAATAACAAGTTCGGCCAAGTTTATCAAGTATTTCCGTTATTTCCGGGATGGGATATTTATCACTAATTGTCTTTTCGTTTAGTTTTCGATAGTCGATAACTAAACGAAACTTTTTCTTCCCAGAAGCGTCTGTTTTCTTCGGGACAACCCATATAGGCGATGTATAAGGTGATATTGATTCCCTTATTATCCCGTCTCtaagcattttttccacttgttgTTGGATTTCTGTTTCGAAAATTTGTGGGTATTTATAGGATTTTGTATGTATTGGTATATTGTCTGAAGTCCTGATATTGTGCTTTATCTTATGGGTGAAAGTTAATTTATCCGAGTCGGTATAAAGTATTTCTCTGTTGGCATCTATAACCCTTTCTAAAGCTTTTTTCTCCTCATCGTTCATGTGTTCACTCCTAAAACAGTATTTtccttttggtgaaatttttggaatgtccttcaatctaaaacaatcggttccaatttcaatttcattagAGTTCAGTTGTACTGTTCTATTGGGGTAATGACTTTTTATTGCCACTATAGCTATGCCATTTTTGCTTTGGTATAAACCGGggagaattgaaaaataatcaaatggaGTTTCTTCCTCAACAAGAAAGCTACCTTTTTGCTTTATTGGTATTTCTACAAATTGGAACTCTTGTtccgaaatgttgattttgtgGTTTCCTGGAAATTTCTTTTCGAGGTTAAAAGTTTTTCTaccaattttcaatttatttctgcCGATGTCCAACTGAGCATTGAGGTCTCTCAGTGTTTCGTACCCTATTAATCCATCGAAAAAATCGTGGAAATCGAATACATAAAATTTTACTTTCTTCCTAATTTGGAAGATGTCAAATGAAGCTGATTTATTGATGTCATGTTTGCCATTGATATTCGTGACGTGAATTCCTGTTTCATCTTTGCAATTTTCGAGTTTAACATGTTTGggcgaaatataatttttattggcacctgtgtccattaaaaattttaaattgcccTTAGTTGTTTGGATAGTCAGATAaggaataaaattattattctttatgttttttgcTTTTCCTTTCTTACCATCTGAAAATTTAATTCGTCGCCTTCAAAATAGTCGTCGTCTTCTGATTCTAAAATTGAATCGTTCGACGTCAAATCCGCTTTAGGTTCCGGTTCGCGCACTTCATTATTATGAACCTGCATTTTCGACTGGTACGTCCTCATAGAAACGTCCTCgtcattatttactttttgagaTCTGAATCTCTCAGATACGGGTTTATTATTCTGATTGGTTTTTGGATtatatgatttttgattttgtgaaattgTCTGAGCCTTCTGCTCGGGAATTCTGTAGGTCGAAGGACCTTGtttgttttccaatttttgccTGAATGCGGCATTGGAATGTTGCATAGTTATGTCATGGGCCTCTTCTAACGAATTCGGCCTATAGCTACGCACGTACATAGCCAGCTGATCCCCATTCAGTCCGTCTATGTATCTTGTAAGTGACATTAAACTTATTAATTTTATGACTGCTTCCATGGAATTTTTATAGTCTTCCATGTGTGCAGCAGACGATTTGATTGCTGTATCAATCGTCTTAACTTTGTTATAGTATTCTGTGAGAGATGCTTTCCCTTGTTTTACATAAAAAAGAGATTGGATATGTGAGGTGATATCTCTCTTGTCTCCAAACGAGTTTAAGAGAACCTCTTTAATTTCGTCCCATTCCGTAGGGTTACCGGAGGAAATCAAAACCTCTCTTGCTTCCCCGATAATTTTTGACCTAACAACACGTATGATTTGCTTGTAGGTTGGCTCGAATTTATAGTCACTGAATAAATCTAGTGTTTGCTGCGTGTCTTCCACCCACGCGAGCGTTTCTTTTCTATTTCCGCTAAAGTGCGGAATATTTTTCACGGGATCCGGCGTGACGAAATTTAAAAATGGATCCTTCGCTTTGTTTTCTAACTTAGTTATAGTATGAATAAGAGCGGCCTGGTTTTTCGTTAACTCTTGTATTTGAGCGATTAATTGCTCCGCTGTAATTTCCACTGGTAATTCAGCTTGCGCTGTTTTTTGCATTGTTTGGTTCTCTTGCGTGGACATTATGCTGTCTCTATGCTGTTGAAACCGTTCGTGTTTAgaattttttcttcttgaaGCAATGGTTGCACTTGTTAGTTGCACTTGATCACTTTTTGGTTAATTAATAACGAGAGTGAAAATTACTTACAGTATCAGTAACCTCATTCCCGGAGTCTGTTAATGTTATCGATGAGCGTGGTTCCGTGAGTTGTTCGGCAGCTCCCGTAACTCCAGCGATGTCCTTTCGCGGATGGTTTCCCAGGAAGCAGCACTACACAACACTTTCACAAAGACTGCGCCAGTAATGACCGAAGTGGCgattacaatataaaaaataaatttattttcgctAAATTTAAAGATTACACATCAACGTTCATACTAAGACTAAATGCTATCTTCTGTTCCCTGCCTTTTTATAATGTCGGTATCTCGCGTCAGCAGATTCCTTGTTATCCGTACGGTCGCGTTGTTTCCAGATCGGGTTCCTTTGAATGATGTCGCGTGGTCAGCCGTTGTCGTCAGTTGTTATGGCTCGCGATTGTCTTGATGGGAGGCCTCTGGATGCAATCTGATCCTGGTTGCATCGGTTGTTATGATTCGTTGTTGCTCTAAGTGGTCGTGTGGGGTACATCTGGTCGTAACGTGCATATCGCATACCGCTGACGATGGATGTGCCGCGTGGCGTGGTATACCGGCTGGATTTCCTAACGGCTCCCCTTTTAGTCGAAAGTCGTCCTCGGCTTTCCTCAATTATCTTGCTGCGGTATGAACTTAACCCTCGGTTTCTTCTGAATATATTCATCTACAATGTCCTCCATACTACCCGTTGACGTGTCTCCCTTGATAACGATTTTGGTTCTATTGCATGATGGAAGTATGTTTTTGATGACCAAGGTGAAAATGATTCCAAGGATGATTAGAGTTGTAACGGAGAATGAACCAAAGGATATCCACTTGAAGGTGCGCAAACTTCCGTGTATGTTTGTCGTCGTCAAGTTGAGCTTGTGCAGGTGTTCTCGATGATTTAGATGAAGTTTCTGTAAGTAGTCTAGAGGCATGCGATTGATGATTTCAGTGGCGTTTACCTTTAACCCGGTGGTTGGAATAAAAGACGTTGCAGGTCCTTCAGCGTCGAGATTTGTATACTCCTCTCCATTTAGGTGGATAGTACATCCGGAGAACTGAATTAAGAAAGATCCCTGCAAGTCTTTCGTGTGTTTAAAACAGCTTGAAGACATAGTCATGTTTGCATCATTTACAACGATATTGGCGTCGTTGATTTTCTTTACAAAATTTTGACCATACGTTTTCTCAACCATACATTGGGCAGAACTTCCACTCATTAGTTGTTGAATGCATGCTCCTGCTACTTCTAACTGCGACTCTTGGCAAATGTAAAGTCCTCTGGTTTTAGGACAtaaattttgcatatggtaaGATTTGGGTCCTTTTAGATAGTAGTTTGAAGATAGATGAACAC
The Toxorhynchites rutilus septentrionalis strain SRP chromosome 2, ASM2978413v1, whole genome shotgun sequence genome window above contains:
- the LOC129770534 gene encoding uncharacterized protein LOC129770534 isoform X2 — its product is MLHRINLNTLNDNIENIEKIMKSFKTIEHLEQTLLEKTKLAKDKLRSLLPHRIKRGLMNALGTAIKLITGNPDNDDLIVMHQSLGILKTQGDKLVNNQMKQIQINELFQNKLNNITDSISKIESKITKEYNTVQGIKTDLEFVNLIWNMDKIISILEDIEEQVEFSRVGLINKNILSLEEKQLILDRLKTQTIKLNYLDEIFQYTSASVGISNNQAVILIKTPILDKKTYDLLEIHTLRVNNSRIDTNINLVTKYGNTVYYQPTECDICDGNNLIEDDCIYKILTHQTPKCSFVKSKQTTQIKEVKQGIILIDTTEIVEVKDSCGDSRMVSDATIIETENCTVKIRNFTFFGQPDVTYQQEYLIPIYSKPLQNGNFTDLDDENVMLRIQNLEELNEVQLYLNTTQHRVTIGGTTLLIITFICFFSVYFYKKGNKRNEVTKNPPEPLVATQVDETENNGSIPLSLLPGKKAEQKCIPKPWIELPKLQSRTLET
- the LOC129770534 gene encoding uncharacterized protein LOC129770534 isoform X1, which gives rise to MRLLILIILIKTISTTNYKEITNSNGLVAFKIKTARIRIGYDRMLHRINLNTLNDNIENIEKIMKSFKTIEHLEQTLLEKTKLAKDKLRSLLPHRIKRGLMNALGTAIKLITGNPDNDDLIVMHQSLGILKTQGDKLVNNQMKQIQINELFQNKLNNITDSISKIESKITKEYNTVQGIKTDLEFVNLIWNMDKIISILEDIEEQVEFSRVGLINKNILSLEEKQLILDRLKTQTIKLNYLDEIFQYTSASVGISNNQAVILIKTPILDKKTYDLLEIHTLRVNNSRIDTNINLVTKYGNTVYYQPTECDICDGNNLIEDDCIYKILTHQTPKCSFVKSKQTTQIKEVKQGIILIDTTEIVEVKDSCGDSRMVSDATIIETENCTVKIRNFTFFGQPDVTYQQEYLIPIYSKPLQNGNFTDLDDENVMLRIQNLEELNEVQLYLNTTQHRVTIGGTTLLIITFICFFSVYFYKKGNKRNEVTKNPPEPLVATQVDETENNGSIPLSLLPGKKAEQKCIPKPWIELPKLQSRTLET